The window GCGGAACGTCGCCGCGGCGTAGCGAAGCAGGAGCGGCCGGGACTCCGGTGCCGCCGCGATCAGCGGCGAAGCCGCCAGAAGAGCGAGCACAAATACCCGATTGCCCCTGTTCCTGTTCATCGTGATATCCGCGAGTGATGCGCCATTGTACGCGGGTCCGTGCTAGAGATGTGTTCCCGGCGCCTCGTGCCCGGTCCGCTCGACATACTCGACGTACGACCCCGGGTACACGTGGGGCTGCGACTCCGTTCCACTCTCTCCGCCGAGCTCGAGCACCCGTGTCCCCAGGCCGCGCAGGAAGGCGCGGTCGTGCGACACGAAGATCATCGTCCCCTCGAACGACTCGAGCGAGTCGACCAGCATCTCCTTGGTGGCGAGATCCAGATGATTGGTGGGCTCGTCGAGGACGAGGAAATTCGGGGGGTCGAAGAGCAGGCGCGCCATCGCCAGGCGCGACTTCTCGCCGCCCGAGAGCGCCCTGATCTTCTTGTCGGCGTCGTCCCCCGGGAACTGAAACGCTCCCGCCAGGGTGCGGAGCACCCCGACCCCCTCGAGCGGGAAATCCGCCTGCAGCTGCTCGAGGACCGTGAGAGCCGGGTCGAGGACGTCGAGCGACTGCTGGGCGAAATAGCCCATCCGGAGCGCGGCGCCGAGCCGTACGGTGCCTGAATCCGGCGGCAGCACCGCCGCGATGATTTTCAGCAGCGTCGTCTTGCCGGCGCCGTTCCTGCCCATCACCGCCCAGCGCTCACCGCGCCTGATCGTCAGGTTCATCCCCTCGTAGATGACGCGGCGGCCGAAGGCCTTGTGGAGATTTTCGATCACCACCACCTGGTCGCCGGACCGCGGAGGGTCGCGAAAATCGAAGGCCACGACCGTGCGCCGCCTGGGAAGCGTGACCTTCTCGATCTTGTCGAGGGCCTTGATCCGGCTCTGCACCTGCGCCGCCTTGGCGGCGTGCGTCCTGAATCGATCGATGAACCGCTGTTCCTTGGCGAGCATCGCCTGCTGGCGGGCGTAGGCCGCCTCGCGGTTCGCCTCGCGCAGGCGGCGCTCGCGCTCGTAGAAGTCGTAGTTG of the Candidatus Dormiibacterota bacterium genome contains:
- a CDS encoding ABC-F family ATP-binding cassette domain-containing protein yields the protein MITFANIGKQYGRQILFVEASFQLNPGEKVGLVGPNGSGKTTLFRMIVGQEAPDDGEVAVPKRLTIGYFRQDVEEMAGRSVLDEAIAGSGRVGELHHELEALQQAMADPVRAGDLDTILARFGEVQEEYTHLGGYALESQAREVLHGLGFDDERIDHDVGALSGGWKMRVAMARVLLARPDVLLMDEPTNHLDIESIIWLESYLKGYPGALLMTSHDRDFLNRVVSKIAEIDGGEITVYSGNYDFYERERRLREANREAAYARQQAMLAKEQRFIDRFRTHAAKAAQVQSRIKALDKIEKVTLPRRRTVVAFDFRDPPRSGDQVVVIENLHKAFGRRVIYEGMNLTIRRGERWAVMGRNGAGKTTLLKIIAAVLPPDSGTVRLGAALRMGYFAQQSLDVLDPALTVLEQLQADFPLEGVGVLRTLAGAFQFPGDDADKKIRALSGGEKSRLAMARLLFDPPNFLVLDEPTNHLDLATKEMLVDSLESFEGTMIFVSHDRAFLRGLGTRVLELGGESGTESQPHVYPGSYVEYVERTGHEAPGTHL